A genomic region of Pseudomonas sp. RSB 5.4 contains the following coding sequences:
- a CDS encoding AraC family transcriptional regulator, which translates to MAAIDTLQVFQALNRSPNARLVHSAELGDGLSAALWTNHHDAQEYEAPSHHTLSCYIAGGTGTFRRGQPGHKGGPDKLCILPADHESGWVINGDIRLAHLYFSAEQFALGCVTLLDREPREMQLREQTFLEDPQQARRFRQLLTLNWEEPAERVLTSSIAHELISHTLLSQVGARQGVRLKGGLAPHQRRQLVEFIDSQLAEPISLGQLAGLCALSEYHFARMFRVSFGLPPHQYVLARRLSRARELLRGTALPLGEIALACGFASASHFTNRFRQVLGGTPGEYRQAFLR; encoded by the coding sequence ATGGCCGCTATCGATACCCTGCAAGTCTTTCAAGCCCTCAACCGCTCGCCGAACGCACGCCTTGTGCACAGCGCCGAGCTCGGTGACGGCTTGTCTGCGGCCCTGTGGACCAACCACCACGACGCCCAGGAATACGAAGCGCCGAGCCATCACACCCTGTCCTGCTACATCGCCGGCGGCACCGGCACTTTTCGTCGCGGGCAACCGGGGCACAAGGGTGGGCCGGACAAGCTGTGCATCCTGCCGGCGGATCACGAATCCGGCTGGGTGATCAACGGTGATATCCGCCTCGCTCACCTGTATTTCAGCGCCGAACAATTTGCCCTCGGTTGCGTCACGCTGCTTGATCGCGAGCCGCGGGAGATGCAACTGCGCGAGCAGACCTTTCTGGAGGATCCGCAGCAGGCGCGACGTTTTCGCCAGTTACTGACGCTGAATTGGGAAGAGCCTGCCGAGCGCGTGCTGACCAGCAGCATTGCCCATGAATTGATCAGCCATACCTTGCTCAGCCAGGTCGGCGCCCGTCAGGGGGTGCGCCTCAAGGGTGGACTGGCGCCGCATCAGCGTCGGCAGTTGGTCGAGTTCATCGACAGTCAGTTGGCCGAGCCGATCAGCCTCGGACAACTGGCCGGATTGTGTGCGCTGTCGGAATACCACTTTGCCCGAATGTTTCGCGTGAGCTTTGGTTTGCCGCCGCATCAGTACGTGCTGGCGCGACGCTTGAGCCGGGCGCGGGAGTTGTTGCGCGGGACGGCGTTGCCGTTGGGGGAGATTGCGCTGGCGTGCGGGTTTGCCAGTGCCAGTCATTTCACCAACCGGTTTCGGCAGGTATTGGGTGGGACGCCGGGGGAATATCGACAGGCGTTTTTGCGCTAG
- a CDS encoding D-glycerate dehydrogenase, with amino-acid sequence MKKTVLAFSRITPPMIERLQQEFDVIVPNPKNGDINAQFNEALPHAHGLIGVGRKLGKAQLETATKLEVVSSVSVGYDNYDLAYFNERGIMLTNTPDVLTESTADLAFALIMSSARRVAELDAWTKAGQWQASVSAPLFGCDVHGKTLGIVGMGNIGAAVARRGRLGFNMPILYSGNSRKTELEQQLGAQFRSLDQLLAEADFVCLVVPLSDKTRHLISHRELALMKPGAILVNISRGPVVDEPALIEALQNNRIRGAGLDVYEKEPLAESPLFQLKNAVTLPHIGSATNETREAMANRAMANLRSALLGERPQDLVNPQVWRG; translated from the coding sequence ATGAAAAAAACAGTCCTGGCCTTCAGCCGCATCACCCCGCCCATGATCGAACGCCTCCAGCAAGAGTTCGACGTCATCGTCCCCAACCCCAAGAACGGCGACATCAACGCCCAGTTCAACGAAGCCCTCCCCCACGCCCACGGCCTGATCGGCGTCGGCCGCAAACTCGGCAAGGCCCAACTCGAAACCGCGACAAAACTGGAAGTGGTCTCAAGCGTGTCGGTCGGCTACGACAACTACGACCTCGCCTACTTCAATGAACGCGGAATCATGCTCACCAACACCCCGGACGTGCTCACCGAAAGCACCGCCGACCTCGCCTTCGCCCTGATCATGAGCAGCGCCCGCCGCGTCGCCGAACTCGATGCCTGGACCAAGGCCGGACAGTGGCAGGCCAGTGTCAGCGCCCCGCTGTTCGGCTGCGACGTGCACGGCAAGACCCTGGGCATCGTCGGCATGGGCAACATCGGCGCCGCCGTCGCCCGCCGCGGACGCCTGGGCTTCAACATGCCGATCCTCTACAGCGGCAACAGTCGCAAGACTGAGTTGGAACAGCAACTCGGCGCACAGTTTCGCAGCCTCGACCAACTGCTGGCCGAAGCCGACTTCGTCTGCCTGGTAGTACCGCTCAGCGACAAGACCCGTCACCTGATCAGCCACCGCGAACTGGCGCTGATGAAACCGGGTGCGATCCTGGTCAACATCTCCCGTGGCCCGGTGGTCGACGAGCCGGCATTGATCGAAGCCCTGCAAAACAACCGCATCCGCGGCGCCGGTCTGGACGTCTACGAGAAAGAACCGCTGGCCGAGTCGCCGCTGTTTCAGCTGAAAAACGCAGTGACATTGCCGCACATCGGCTCCGCTACGAATGAAACCCGCGAAGCCATGGCCAATCGCGCAATGGCCAATTTGCGCAGCGCTTTGCTCGGCGAGCGTCCACAGGATCTGGTGAACCCACAGGTCTGGCGCGGTTAA
- a CDS encoding TonB-dependent receptor — translation MKSRAKSGSVKQWLGVSALSFCALALLPMSVALAAEPVSSPAQKQFSFSLSAKPLPQALSDFSRITGQSVVYTDEAPYGLNAPAVSGQMSAEQALQRLLSGSGMTFRRTDSHTFALEPQPTAGALNLGATTITSMRDESMSYQPPQTSSVMRSSASLQEIPQTVNVIPAQVIRDQTPRNLDDALANISGITQANTLGSTQDSVMIRGFGDNRNGSIMRDGMPIVQGRGMNETVDRVEVLKGPASLLYGIQDPGGVVNLVSKKPELIQYNALTLRGSTYGDGKNGSGGSFDSTGALGDSGLAYRMVLDHEDEDYWRNFGTHRETLIAPSLAWYGERTKLLFSYEHREFLTPFDRGTLIDPRTNHPLEISRNERLDEPFNDMEGRSDLYHFEADHELNDDWKAHFGYSWNRETYDASQVRVTAIDTKKGTLTRSMDGTQGAISTDRFTTASLEGKVNVLGMQHDLVFGVDDEYRKIYRADLIRQKSLSTFSYVNPVYGREVEGTTVSPADSAQTDLLRSDSVFLQDSIHLNDQWILVAGGRFQEYDQYAGKGVPFKANTDSNGQKFVPRAGLVYRYTDELSFYGSYTESFKPNSTIAPLSGSSTVLDGSIAPEEAKSWELGARLDMPGRITGNIALFDIKKRNVLVANSEGPTTIYSAAGEVRSRGLELDLTGQLTDRWSLIGAYAYTDAEVTEDPDYKGNRLQNVAKNSGSLSAVYDFGSVMGGDQLRVGAGARYVGERAGNAVNDFDLPSYTVADAFATYDTKLEGQKVKFQLNVKNLFDRTYYTSAASRFFVSMGDSRQISLSSTLEF, via the coding sequence ATGAAGTCCAGGGCAAAATCGGGTTCGGTCAAACAGTGGTTGGGTGTTTCGGCATTGAGTTTTTGCGCATTGGCGCTGTTGCCGATGAGCGTGGCGCTCGCCGCTGAACCCGTCAGCAGCCCGGCGCAAAAGCAGTTCAGTTTTTCCCTGAGCGCCAAACCGCTGCCCCAGGCCCTGAGCGACTTCAGCCGTATCACCGGGCAAAGCGTGGTCTACACCGATGAAGCGCCGTACGGCCTCAACGCCCCGGCGGTCAGCGGCCAGATGAGTGCCGAACAGGCGCTGCAACGCTTGCTCAGCGGCTCCGGCATGACCTTTCGCCGCACCGACAGCCACACCTTCGCGCTCGAGCCGCAACCCACCGCGGGCGCCCTCAATCTCGGCGCCACCACCATCACCTCGATGCGCGACGAGTCGATGAGCTACCAGCCGCCGCAAACCAGTTCGGTGATGCGCTCCTCGGCTTCGCTGCAGGAAATCCCGCAGACCGTCAACGTGATCCCGGCTCAGGTCATTCGCGATCAGACCCCGCGCAATCTCGACGATGCGCTGGCCAATATCAGCGGCATTACCCAGGCCAATACCTTGGGCAGCACTCAGGATTCGGTGATGATTCGCGGCTTTGGCGACAACCGCAACGGCTCGATCATGCGCGACGGCATGCCGATCGTGCAGGGGCGCGGGATGAACGAGACCGTTGATCGTGTCGAAGTGCTCAAGGGCCCGGCCTCACTGCTGTACGGGATTCAGGACCCGGGCGGCGTGGTCAATCTGGTCAGCAAGAAGCCGGAACTGATCCAATACAACGCTTTGACCCTGCGCGGCTCGACCTACGGCGACGGCAAGAATGGCAGCGGCGGCAGCTTCGACAGTACCGGTGCGCTGGGCGATTCCGGCCTCGCTTATCGCATGGTGCTGGATCACGAAGACGAAGATTACTGGCGCAACTTCGGCACCCATCGCGAAACGTTGATCGCGCCATCGCTGGCCTGGTATGGCGAGCGTACCAAGCTGCTGTTCTCCTACGAACACCGCGAGTTTCTCACGCCGTTCGACCGTGGCACGCTGATCGATCCGCGCACCAACCATCCGCTGGAGATCTCGCGCAACGAGCGTCTGGACGAGCCGTTCAACGACATGGAAGGTCGTTCCGACCTGTACCACTTCGAGGCCGACCACGAACTCAACGACGACTGGAAAGCCCACTTCGGCTACAGCTGGAACCGCGAAACCTACGACGCCAGCCAGGTGCGCGTGACCGCCATCGACACCAAAAAAGGCACGCTGACCCGCAGCATGGACGGCACCCAAGGCGCGATCAGCACCGACCGTTTCACCACCGCCAGCCTTGAAGGCAAGGTCAACGTGCTGGGCATGCAACATGACCTGGTGTTCGGCGTCGACGACGAGTACCGCAAGATCTACCGCGCCGACCTGATCCGCCAGAAAAGCCTGAGCACCTTCAGCTACGTCAACCCGGTCTACGGTCGCGAAGTCGAAGGCACCACCGTCAGCCCGGCGGACAGTGCGCAGACCGATCTGCTGCGCAGCGATTCGGTGTTCCTGCAGGACTCGATCCACCTCAATGACCAGTGGATTCTGGTCGCCGGCGGGCGTTTCCAGGAGTACGACCAGTACGCCGGCAAAGGCGTGCCGTTCAAGGCCAACACCGACAGCAACGGGCAGAAATTCGTACCGCGCGCCGGTCTGGTGTATCGCTACACCGACGAGTTGTCGTTCTACGGCAGCTACACCGAATCGTTCAAACCCAACTCGACCATTGCCCCGCTCAGCGGCAGCAGCACCGTGCTCGACGGCAGCATCGCGCCGGAGGAAGCCAAGTCTTGGGAGCTGGGTGCGCGCCTGGATATGCCGGGACGCATCACCGGCAATATCGCGCTGTTCGACATCAAGAAACGCAACGTGCTGGTGGCCAATTCTGAAGGCCCGACCACTATTTACAGCGCGGCGGGCGAGGTGCGTTCCCGTGGTCTGGAACTGGACCTGACCGGCCAGCTGACCGACCGCTGGAGCCTGATCGGCGCCTATGCCTACACCGATGCCGAGGTCACCGAAGACCCGGACTACAAAGGCAATCGTCTGCAAAACGTGGCGAAGAACAGCGGCTCGTTGTCGGCGGTGTATGACTTCGGCAGTGTGATGGGTGGCGATCAACTGCGGGTCGGTGCCGGGGCGCGGTATGTCGGCGAGCGCGCGGGCAACGCGGTAAATGATTTCGACCTGCCGAGCTACACCGTGGCCGATGCGTTCGCCACTTACGACACGAAACTTGAAGGACAGAAGGTCAAGTTTCAGCTCAACGTGAAGAACCTGTTCGACCGCACCTACTACACCTCGGCGGCGAGCCGGTTCTTTGTGTCGATGGGCGATTCGCGGCAGATTTCGTTGTCGAGCACATTGGAATTCTGA
- a CDS encoding LysR family transcriptional regulator translates to MDTLQNMRAFSCVAEAGSFTAAAVQLDTTTANVSRAVSNLEAHLQTRLLNRTTRRIALTEAGKRYLLRCEQILAYVEEAEAEASEAHARPAGQLKVHTMTGIGQHFVIDAIARYRKTHPDVTFDLTMANRVPDLLDEGYDVSIVLARELPDSGFVSQRLGITYSIVCASPAYVKANGCAQKPSDLLNHACLRLVSPVIPLEKWAFDGPEGQEMVTINSSPFLVNSADAMKTAIISGMGVGVLPVYAAIEGLRNGTLVRVMPNYRSQELNLYAIYPSRQYLDAKIKTWVEYLRGSLPEILAAHQAELAAYELSGSLAGARVAT, encoded by the coding sequence ATGGACACATTGCAAAACATGCGCGCCTTCAGTTGTGTGGCCGAAGCCGGCAGCTTCACCGCCGCCGCCGTGCAACTCGACACCACCACGGCCAACGTCTCGCGCGCGGTCTCCAACCTGGAAGCCCACCTGCAAACCCGCCTGCTCAATCGCACGACCCGGCGCATCGCCCTGACCGAGGCCGGCAAGCGCTACCTGCTGCGCTGCGAGCAGATCCTGGCCTATGTCGAAGAAGCCGAAGCCGAGGCCAGCGAAGCCCACGCCCGCCCCGCCGGCCAGCTGAAAGTGCACACCATGACCGGCATCGGCCAGCACTTCGTGATCGACGCCATCGCCCGCTACCGCAAGACCCACCCGGACGTGACCTTCGACCTGACCATGGCCAACCGCGTGCCGGACCTGCTCGACGAAGGCTACGACGTGTCCATCGTGCTGGCCCGCGAACTGCCGGACTCGGGCTTCGTTTCGCAACGCCTGGGCATCACCTACAGCATCGTCTGCGCCTCTCCGGCCTACGTGAAAGCCAACGGCTGCGCGCAAAAACCCAGCGACCTGCTGAACCACGCCTGCCTGCGTCTGGTGAGCCCGGTGATCCCCCTGGAAAAATGGGCCTTCGACGGCCCCGAAGGCCAGGAAATGGTCACCATCAACAGCTCGCCCTTCCTGGTGAACTCCGCCGACGCGATGAAAACCGCAATCATCAGCGGCATGGGCGTCGGCGTCCTGCCGGTCTACGCCGCCATCGAAGGCCTGCGCAACGGCACCCTGGTGCGCGTCATGCCCAACTACCGCTCGCAGGAACTCAACCTGTATGCGATCTACCCTTCACGGCAATACCTGGATGCGAAGATCAAGACGTGGGTCGAGTATTTGCGCGGGTCGCTGCCGGAGATATTGGCGGCGCATCAGGCGGAACTGGCGGCTTATGAATTGAGTGGCAGCCTGGCGGGTGCTCGGGTGGCGACCTGA
- a CDS encoding DUF2165 domain-containing protein has product MNTLTTDKIIRFSKVILMSYISFFGLLVMYSNFTDYASNYEYVGHVLSMDTTQHNLSIRYRAITSPMLHHRIYWLIITLEVTYTAFCLLGTYHLLKNINASKEKFHEAKRFSIIGLLIALFIYYLCLQVIGVEWFDMDTSQTWNAKDWARHIVDVIFPLLIYIVIRVER; this is encoded by the coding sequence TTGAACACTCTGACCACGGATAAAATCATCCGCTTCAGCAAAGTCATACTGATGAGCTATATCAGTTTTTTTGGCTTGCTGGTGATGTACAGCAACTTCACTGACTATGCTTCAAACTATGAGTATGTCGGGCATGTTCTGAGCATGGACACCACCCAACACAACCTCAGCATCCGCTATCGTGCGATCACTTCCCCCATGCTTCACCACCGGATCTACTGGCTCATTATCACGCTGGAAGTGACCTACACCGCTTTTTGCCTGTTAGGCACTTATCATCTGTTGAAAAACATAAATGCTTCGAAAGAAAAATTTCACGAAGCAAAGCGGTTTTCAATCATCGGTTTATTGATCGCGCTGTTTATCTACTACTTGTGCCTGCAAGTAATCGGCGTTGAATGGTTTGACATGGATACTTCACAAACCTGGAACGCCAAGGACTGGGCCCGACACATTGTCGACGTCATATTTCCGCTGCTGATTTATATCGTCATAAGAGTCGAGCGCTGA
- a CDS encoding FecR family protein, with product MNHTDRVTPTPTQEQAALAWLSLLHDRPSSGDQLTFSQWLRADPAHAEAYAQAQVLWELSESPARTLADEDAFALQGYLNAMDRPRRSALVRWSGALAMAACLMLMISLGTGWQPQRWVDDLGADYVSAPGEIRTVTLADQSQVTLDADSAIAVDFSQGERHVQLRRGAGFFSVTHTGEPFVVEAEKGQARVLGTQFEVRLQPGGAQVTVLSGRVGVTADRDAPQQILTAGQQVAYGQGTAEKLHAVDSEAQLAWRQGWLNYYKASLADVVQDLRRYYPGRIVVLNDELAARKVSGSFPSRDPQAVLSSLQGVMGFEQHQVLGHLIILR from the coding sequence GTGAATCACACCGACCGCGTCACTCCGACGCCGACTCAGGAACAGGCCGCACTCGCTTGGCTGAGTCTTCTGCATGACCGCCCGAGCAGCGGCGATCAACTGACCTTCAGCCAGTGGCTGCGCGCCGACCCGGCCCACGCCGAGGCCTACGCGCAGGCGCAAGTGCTGTGGGAGCTAAGCGAAAGTCCGGCGCGCACCCTGGCCGATGAAGATGCGTTTGCGTTGCAGGGTTACCTCAATGCGATGGATCGCCCGCGTCGCTCAGCGCTTGTGCGCTGGTCGGGCGCGCTGGCGATGGCCGCGTGTCTGATGCTGATGATCAGTCTCGGCACGGGCTGGCAGCCGCAGCGCTGGGTCGATGATCTGGGCGCCGATTACGTTTCGGCGCCGGGCGAGATCCGCACCGTGACGCTGGCCGATCAATCGCAAGTCACGCTGGATGCCGACAGCGCCATCGCCGTGGATTTCAGCCAGGGCGAGCGGCATGTGCAACTGCGTCGCGGTGCCGGGTTTTTCAGTGTCACGCATACCGGCGAGCCGTTCGTGGTCGAGGCCGAGAAAGGTCAGGCGCGGGTACTCGGCACGCAATTCGAAGTGCGTCTGCAACCCGGTGGCGCGCAAGTCACAGTATTGTCCGGACGCGTCGGCGTGACGGCGGATCGCGACGCGCCGCAGCAGATTCTGACGGCCGGCCAGCAAGTGGCCTACGGGCAGGGCACTGCGGAAAAACTGCACGCGGTGGACAGCGAAGCGCAACTGGCTTGGCGTCAGGGCTGGCTGAATTATTACAAGGCGTCACTGGCCGATGTGGTGCAGGATTTGCGGCGCTATTACCCGGGGCGGATCGTTGTACTCAACGATGAGCTGGCGGCGCGCAAGGTCAGCGGCAGTTTTCCGAGCAGGGATCCGCAGGCTGTGTTGAGTTCGCTGCAAGGGGTGATGGGGTTTGAGCAGCATCAAGTGTTGGGGCATCTGATTATTTTGCGCTAG
- a CDS encoding DMT family transporter, giving the protein MNLSLYLLTVLIWGTTWIALKWQLGVVAIPVSIVYRFGLAALVLFVLLLLSRRLQPMNRRGHLICVAQGLCLFCVNFMCFLTASQWIPSGLVAVVFSTATLWNALNARVFFGQRIARNVLMGGALGLFGLGMLFWPELAGHHASPETLLGLGLALCGTLCFSAGNMLSSLQQKAGLKPLTTNAWGMAYGAAMLSVWCLVKGIPFDMDWSPRYIGALLYLVIPGSVIGFTAYLTLVGRMGPERAAYCTVLFPVVALNVSAFAEGYQWTAPALVGLVLVMLGNVLVFRRPRAIQVPAQGKLA; this is encoded by the coding sequence ATGAACCTTTCGCTGTATCTGCTGACCGTGCTGATCTGGGGCACCACCTGGATTGCCCTGAAATGGCAACTCGGTGTGGTGGCGATTCCGGTGTCGATCGTCTATCGCTTTGGCCTCGCTGCGTTGGTGCTGTTCGTATTGCTGCTGCTCAGTCGGCGACTGCAACCGATGAATCGGCGCGGGCATCTGATTTGCGTGGCGCAGGGGTTGTGCCTGTTTTGCGTCAACTTCATGTGTTTCCTGACGGCCAGCCAGTGGATTCCCAGCGGACTGGTCGCGGTGGTGTTTTCCACGGCCACTTTGTGGAACGCACTCAATGCACGGGTATTCTTCGGTCAGCGCATCGCCCGTAACGTGCTGATGGGTGGCGCGCTCGGCCTGTTCGGTCTGGGGATGCTGTTCTGGCCGGAACTGGCTGGCCATCACGCCAGCCCGGAAACGTTGCTCGGGCTTGGTCTGGCGCTGTGCGGCACCCTGTGTTTCTCTGCGGGCAACATGCTCTCGAGCCTGCAGCAGAAGGCCGGTCTGAAACCGTTGACCACCAATGCCTGGGGCATGGCCTACGGCGCGGCGATGTTGTCGGTGTGGTGCCTGGTCAAAGGGATTCCGTTCGACATGGACTGGTCGCCGCGTTACATCGGGGCGTTACTGTATCTGGTGATCCCGGGTTCGGTGATTGGCTTCACCGCCTACCTGACGCTGGTCGGGCGCATGGGCCCGGAGCGCGCAGCCTATTGCACGGTGCTGTTCCCGGTGGTGGCGTTGAACGTTTCGGCGTTTGCCGAAGGGTATCAATGGACTGCGCCGGCGCTGGTCGGACTGGTGTTGGTCATGCTCGGAAACGTTCTGGTGTTCCGCAGACCTCGTGCAATACAGGTGCCGGCTCAGGGAAAGTTGGCCTGA